gataataatgaaaaaaatattaccatGTGTGATGTTATCAAGGAAAaagcctgtgctggctgctgaaTTATCCCTGAGACCTTACAGATAATGATGGTAGCACAGCATCATGGCTCATGCCAGTGATTTTGTTTCAGCACTGATCTCAGAATAATGTCATTTATGCATCATGTAATTTGGATATTTATATACTATACTTAAGATTGCAAAATGTTGCATGGGATTTATCGTATTTTTGGACAGAACAACCAAGCATGGAAAAGTGCATGTATGCTATAGAAGTTCAACAACAGATACAccttttttccatgatttttttcatatttggtTTATcaacaatattttaaagatgaaaCATGGAAACGTACTGTGAAGGAGCTTTGTAACAAGTACAGTGGCTTTTAAGGGACTTTATTCTCTTAATAAATGGAAATGGTTTTCTGTTCTTACTTCTGTTAAGTAGACACAGACATTGTTTTGTGTTGTAAATGCAGCTTGAGTCTTCTGAAAGTATCCTGCAAGAAGCTGCCTCATCCATCTCTGTGATGACTGAGTTTGGGCAGGAAATATCTTCTCTTCATAACATCATAAATGATATTCAGAACAATGAACAAACTCTCTCTCTGAAGTTGCAGAGCATTAATGAGAAGTTCCAAAATAATACAAATTCCTGGAGAAGAAGCCAGGATGAAATGAACACAAATGCTAGTGGTTTAAAATCTGAAACTAAGTTCATACATACAGAAATTACTTCCAAGATTAATGAAGTTGACCAAAGAATTAAATCCCTTTCAGAAAGAGTAAAAGATTTGGAAGACAGTACAGCCAGAAATATCAGAACACTAAAAAAGCAAGAAGACGATGAATTCTCTAGAATTGAACAAAAGTTGAACTTGGATGCAAAGTCAGTTGAAAAGCTAGAAGAAGAACAGAATAGTCTGGTAGCCAAGGTCACAGACCTGAATCAGAAACTTGCAAACTATGAACCTAAAATTGAGGAGTGCAAGACCCACTTGCCAGCAATTGAAAATGCTATTCACTCTATTCTTAAGTTGTCCAGTGACTTGCTTGGTATGGAGAAAAGGATAGAGGACTTGAAGACACGGCTGTACGCTGTGGAACATGACATGCTGAAAACTGTTTCTGATACAGTGGTGATGCAGAAGGCTCTTGAAGGCCTACAGTCCAATGGCAGCTTGTTCAAAGTGCAGCATGAACTAGCTGTTCTAGAAAAAGGGCCCAACATAGCAGTATCTTCAAAAGCAAAAGGAGTAACTTTAGAAAGCTCTAACTTAGGAAATGACCAGAATGGGGATAAATGAATTTGGACTTAGGTTTTTCATTGataaaaaagcactttttaataaataatgtgATTTAAACATCAAGGATAGCTGAGGTATTGTCATTGATCTACAGAGACATTGGAACAGCCTGAAAGGTTGAGAAAGAGGCTGGAGGCAAGAGAGTAAAACTTTTTGttaaagaaggaaaggaatattttcttaaattaaagaTTCTTTTCAGATTGTTTATTGAAAATATGAAGCAAAGTATTTagatttaaggggaaaaaaagttcatGTTTTTAGTTTGTATTTAGTTTTCACTACATAGTTTCTTTTGTTGTTACTTTGTGTATTATTTTCCATAGACTTGTAACACAGTGAACAGTCACTCACTTCTCAGCAGAGATAATTGTACCTTACTTTTAATGTATTGTACACCATAATGTGCTGCAGGAAAGCACTGGTTACCTTTTTAACATCTGAAGCTTAGATGTAACACTGTTAGAGAAAACAGTAGTAAAGTACCCCCTTAATGAGAACCTTGTCTTGCTCTGGTATCTGTAAGCAGCTGACATTAACATAGCAGctggtttgattttttgggggtttttttgtttgtttgtttgtttgtttgatggGGGGGTGTTTTGGTGCtttagaaacaaattttaaCCTTTTCTTCTGTAGGATGTTCTTTGTTAGGCATGACATGGTATGTCTCATATTGCtttacatttga
This genomic interval from Catharus ustulatus isolate bCatUst1 chromosome 4, bCatUst1.pri.v2, whole genome shotgun sequence contains the following:
- the LOC116994895 gene encoding inhibitor of nuclear factor kappa-B kinase-interacting protein isoform X1; the encoded protein is MSEVKPRKKGVSSSKTSEGSQKAEKHSNYGKLASPRTSNNRSSFCMDSRTSLSIVSLAVCLVVSWFLFQQSGQFADLERKYNFLHQEAEKILDVGDKVNLISEKLESSESILQEAASSISVMTEFGQEISSLHNIINDIQNNEQTLSLKLQSINEKFQNNTNSWRRSQDEMNTNASGLKSETKFIHTEITSKINEVDQRIKSLSERVKDLEDSTARNIRTLKKQEDDEFSRIEQKLNLDAKSVEKLEEEQNSLVAKVTDLNQKLANYEPKIEECKTHLPAIENAIHSILKLSSDLLGMEKRIEDLKTRLYAVEHDMLKTVSDTVVMQKALEGLQSNGSLFKVQHELAVLEKGPNIAVSSKAKGVTLESSNLGNDQNGDK